The following proteins are encoded in a genomic region of Penaeus chinensis breed Huanghai No. 1 chromosome 10, ASM1920278v2, whole genome shotgun sequence:
- the LOC125029722 gene encoding uncharacterized protein LOC125029722 has translation MAEKQTFFYDPENNVEQGTHGSKWKRQYTILCFVGVVVMIAVIFTIPLVTCRNHKTSDEELNKKNYNECNTSTQNDFIENEKNKSTGEIVYVKPISDEDLKRYEDKELNKNDFIENKRNESTGEIVSVKPISDEDLKRYEEVLGELKSMGCKPRSKLYKVSDLLPKDSKIDDFIYDLQYVPLKKVPSRV, from the exons ATGGCCGAAAAACAGACCTTCTTTTATGATCCGGAAAATAACGTCGAGCAAGGAACACATGGCAGCAAATGGAAAAGGCAATATACGATATTGTGCTTTGTTGGAGTTGTCGTGATGATTGCCGTAATTTTTACTATACCGCTAGTCACCTGTCGTAATCACAAAACAAGCGATGaagagttaaataaaaaaaattataatgaatgtaatacGTCTACTCAAAACGACTTTATcgaaaatgagaagaataaaaGTACTGGAGAAATCGTTTATGTGAAGCCTATAAGTGACGAAGATTTGAAACGATACGAAGATAaagagttaaa TAAAAACGACTTTATCGAAAATAAGAGGAATGAAAGTACTGGAGAAATCGTTTCTGTGAAGCCAATAAGTGACGAAGATTTGAAACGATACGAAGAAGTGTTGGGTGAACTCAAGTCCATGGGATGCAAACCCAGGAGCAAACTTTATAAAGTTTCGGATCTTCTACCAAAGGACAGCAAAATCGACGACTTTATTTACGACCTCCAATACGTGCCTCTGAAGAAAGTGCCTTCCAGAGTGTAG